From the Streptomyces sp. Tu 2975 genome, one window contains:
- a CDS encoding replicative DNA helicase: MTLYDDAPPVTLDRVPPHDLDAECAVLGSMMLARNATLDVVEVVDGVKQPFYKPAHETIFNTMLALYAGGQPLDPITVTNRLQQDGSLERVGGGLYIHGLVNSVPTAAHATHYAEILRDHALLRAVIQTGTELVQMGYRAQAAHDTAAQIVDTAAANLQELTTAAKGGIESREWMLDRVVDAVLDEYDNPRDDVLPLPWADLQSVAPMEPGDLVVIAGRPAMGKSLVLLGIGRHVSIKHRRGVLIASMEMSHVQMGQRLVAAEARVPLHGLRARTLDRQQYAAVREARERIRRSPLRIDDTPAVPVSKWRRKLRQLQAKDELPAALIVDYLQIAKAETKAQNRVIEVDSIAVGLKALAQEFKIVVIAAAQLNRVSEHRTDKTPTLSDLRESGGIENNANIVILLHREDYYDRESPRAGEFDFIVAKNRMGHNATVTTAWQGHYARIVDMEAS, translated from the coding sequence GTGACCCTCTACGACGACGCCCCGCCCGTCACCCTCGACCGTGTACCGCCCCACGACCTCGACGCCGAATGCGCCGTCCTCGGCTCGATGATGCTCGCCCGTAACGCCACCCTCGACGTCGTCGAAGTCGTCGACGGAGTGAAGCAGCCCTTCTACAAGCCGGCTCACGAGACCATCTTCAACACGATGCTCGCCCTCTACGCGGGCGGGCAGCCCCTCGACCCGATCACCGTCACCAACCGGCTGCAGCAGGACGGCAGCCTCGAGCGCGTCGGCGGCGGCCTCTACATCCACGGCCTCGTCAACTCGGTCCCCACCGCCGCGCATGCCACCCACTACGCCGAGATTCTCCGCGACCACGCCCTCCTGCGAGCCGTCATCCAGACCGGCACGGAGCTCGTGCAGATGGGGTACCGCGCCCAGGCCGCCCACGACACTGCGGCACAGATCGTCGACACCGCCGCCGCGAACCTGCAGGAACTCACCACCGCCGCGAAGGGCGGCATCGAGTCCCGCGAGTGGATGCTCGACCGCGTCGTCGACGCCGTCCTCGATGAGTACGACAACCCCCGCGACGACGTCCTGCCCCTGCCGTGGGCCGACCTCCAGTCCGTCGCCCCGATGGAACCCGGCGACCTGGTCGTCATCGCGGGCCGCCCGGCCATGGGCAAGAGCCTCGTCCTCCTCGGCATCGGCCGGCACGTGTCCATCAAGCACCGCCGCGGCGTCCTCATCGCCTCGATGGAGATGTCCCACGTGCAGATGGGGCAGCGCCTCGTCGCAGCCGAGGCCCGCGTACCGCTGCACGGTCTGCGCGCCCGCACCCTCGACCGCCAGCAGTACGCAGCCGTGCGGGAAGCGCGCGAACGGATCCGCCGCTCGCCGCTGCGCATCGACGACACCCCGGCCGTGCCCGTCTCGAAGTGGCGCCGCAAGTTGCGGCAGCTGCAGGCGAAGGACGAACTGCCCGCGGCGCTGATCGTTGACTACCTGCAGATCGCGAAGGCCGAGACCAAGGCGCAGAACCGCGTCATCGAGGTCGACTCGATCGCGGTTGGGCTGAAGGCTCTGGCCCAGGAGTTCAAGATCGTGGTCATTGCTGCGGCTCAGCTCAACCGCGTGAGCGAGCACCGCACCGACAAGACCCCGACCCTGTCGGACCTCCGCGAATCCGGCGGCATCGAGAACAACGCCAACATCGTGATCCTCCTGCACCGCGAGGACTACTACGACCGCGAGTCCCCCCGCGCCGGCGAGTTCGACTTCATCGTCGCCAAGAACCGCATGGGCCACAACGCCACCGTCACCACCGCCTGGCAAGGCCACTACGCCCGAATTGTCGACATGGAGGCATCATGA
- a CDS encoding LacI family DNA-binding transcriptional regulator, translated as MTTARELPAHGTYARARGNHRSGAQRCRCYPCRAAEGAYAKRRKYLQASGRPLLADAAPIAAHLKRLTAAGDSLTVIADQIGYSRSTLANIVSGRTRRVRSALADKILAIRPGKAMASNKSVPAIGSVRRLRALAALGHYLKDIAAAAGIDQSTASYVLNGHPETVQYDLALRIDRGYRQLGTRRGGSIRILRRAEREQWAPPAAWDDDQIDDPNGTPDAGDSAEMNRDELAEYRRQEIAHLAAFNVPEHEIAQRLGMSPHYVHDLIRDRLTEAA; from the coding sequence ATGACCACCGCCCGCGAACTCCCGGCCCACGGGACCTACGCCCGAGCCCGCGGCAACCACCGCAGCGGCGCCCAGCGCTGCCGCTGCTACCCCTGCCGCGCAGCCGAAGGCGCCTACGCCAAGCGGCGCAAGTACCTCCAAGCATCCGGGCGCCCCCTCCTCGCCGACGCCGCCCCGATCGCAGCACACCTCAAGCGCCTCACCGCAGCCGGCGACTCCCTCACCGTCATCGCCGACCAGATCGGCTACTCCCGCAGCACCCTCGCCAACATCGTCAGCGGCCGAACCCGGCGAGTCCGCAGCGCCCTGGCCGACAAGATCCTTGCCATCCGGCCCGGCAAAGCCATGGCCAGCAACAAGTCAGTCCCCGCGATCGGCTCCGTCCGCCGGCTCCGGGCGCTCGCCGCCCTCGGCCACTACCTCAAGGACATCGCAGCAGCGGCAGGCATCGACCAGTCCACGGCCAGCTATGTGCTCAACGGCCACCCCGAGACGGTGCAGTACGACCTCGCACTCCGCATCGACCGCGGCTACCGGCAGCTCGGCACTCGCCGCGGAGGCTCCATCCGCATCCTGCGCCGAGCTGAGCGAGAGCAGTGGGCGCCGCCCGCGGCATGGGACGACGACCAGATCGACGACCCGAACGGCACGCCCGACGCCGGCGACAGCGCCGAGATGAACCGCGACGAGCTCGCCGAGTACCGCCGCCAGGAGATCGCCCACCTCGCCGCGTTCAACGTGCCCGAACACGAGATCGCCCAGCGCCTCGGCATGAGCCCCCACTACGTCCACGACCTCATCCGCGACCGGCTCACCGAAGCCGCCTGA